A region of Marnyiella aurantia DNA encodes the following proteins:
- a CDS encoding adenylosuccinate synthase, with the protein MSTYVVVGLQYGDEGKGKITDVLSAKSDYVVRFQGGDNAGHTVYAGEEKFVLHLLPSGVLQCQGKCIIANGVVVNPKAFMKEIGQLEAKGMRTDHVFISRRAHVIMPYHILLDTYREEEEDGTQIGTTKKGIGPCYEDKIARVGIRMVDLLNPEVLREKIEKNLKSKNSLFEKYFDKPTLNVDEIFNEFLEIGEKLKDRIVDTEVELNQAIKDGKNILFEGAQALMLDIDFGTYPYVTSSSPSTGGVCTGAGVPPTSLQNLIGVAKAYTTRVGNGPFPTELDNELGEEIRKVGHEFGATTGRPRRTGWLDLVSLKHATMINGINNLVITKLDVLSGIPTVKVATHYKTEDGKIIDYFTSSTTKLYDYEPIYKELEGWTEDITHARSYDELPANAKKYIEFIEEYLGINVYLVSVGPERSQNIIRKELF; encoded by the coding sequence ATGTCAACTTACGTGGTTGTTGGTCTTCAGTATGGAGATGAAGGTAAAGGTAAAATAACGGATGTACTTTCCGCAAAATCTGATTATGTCGTTCGTTTTCAGGGCGGCGATAACGCGGGTCATACAGTATATGCCGGCGAAGAGAAGTTCGTTCTTCACCTGTTGCCATCCGGAGTTTTGCAGTGCCAGGGTAAATGTATCATTGCCAATGGTGTAGTGGTGAACCCTAAAGCTTTTATGAAGGAGATAGGCCAGCTGGAAGCCAAAGGTATGAGAACTGATCACGTTTTCATCAGCCGCAGGGCACATGTAATTATGCCTTATCATATTTTACTTGACACCTATCGCGAGGAAGAAGAGGACGGAACTCAAATCGGTACCACAAAAAAAGGTATCGGTCCCTGCTACGAGGATAAGATCGCACGCGTAGGAATCCGCATGGTTGATCTTCTGAATCCGGAAGTGCTTCGCGAAAAGATTGAGAAAAATCTGAAGAGCAAGAATAGCCTCTTCGAAAAATATTTCGATAAGCCTACGCTTAACGTGGATGAAATCTTTAATGAGTTTCTGGAGATAGGCGAAAAACTGAAAGACCGTATCGTAGATACTGAAGTGGAACTTAACCAGGCCATTAAAGACGGAAAAAATATACTTTTCGAAGGTGCGCAGGCTTTAATGCTGGATATTGATTTTGGTACCTATCCGTATGTAACATCCTCTTCACCGTCAACCGGCGGAGTTTGTACAGGTGCCGGTGTACCTCCTACAAGTCTGCAGAATCTGATTGGTGTGGCAAAAGCCTATACTACACGGGTGGGTAATGGTCCTTTCCCAACGGAGCTGGACAATGAACTGGGCGAAGAGATCCGCAAAGTCGGTCACGAATTCGGTGCCACTACAGGAAGACCGAGAAGGACGGGCTGGTTAGACCTTGTGTCTCTGAAGCATGCTACGATGATTAACGGTATCAATAATCTTGTAATTACCAAGCTTGATGTTCTGTCCGGAATCCCTACTGTGAAAGTTGCTACACACTACAAAACCGAGGACGGGAAGATTATTGATTACTTTACATCGTCCACCACAAAACTTTACGATTACGAACCGATCTATAAGGAACTGGAGGGATGGACCGAAGACATTACGCATGCCAGGTCTTACGACGAACTGCCTGCAAATGCAAAAAAATATATAGAGTTTATTGAGGAATACCTGGGTATCAACGTTTATTTGGTCTCAGTAGGACCGGAAAGAAGTCAGAACATTATCCGTAAAGAACTCTTTTAA
- a CDS encoding phosphoribosyltransferase has translation MESIKIHDKTFVPYLKDAEIQEIVKATALKIYEDYKDEVPVFIGVLNGVVMFFSDLMKHYPGQCEIAFIQMSSYVGTQSTGIVYQKMELTKEIKDRHIILVEDIVDTGNTVESLFQYFNETQRPKSVKLASFLLKPEVYKKDFKLDYIGKEIPNKFVLGYGLDYDELGRNLKDLYQLAEGQINH, from the coding sequence ATGGAATCCATTAAAATTCATGACAAAACTTTCGTTCCTTATTTAAAGGATGCTGAAATACAGGAAATTGTAAAAGCAACCGCCCTTAAAATTTACGAGGATTACAAGGATGAAGTTCCTGTTTTCATTGGTGTACTGAACGGTGTGGTGATGTTTTTTTCCGACTTGATGAAACACTATCCCGGTCAGTGTGAAATTGCATTTATCCAGATGAGCTCTTATGTCGGTACACAGTCCACAGGTATTGTTTACCAGAAAATGGAACTTACCAAGGAGATAAAAGACAGGCATATTATTCTGGTGGAAGACATTGTGGATACCGGCAACACTGTTGAAAGTCTATTCCAGTATTTTAATGAGACACAGCGTCCAAAGTCGGTGAAGCTGGCCTCATTCCTGCTTAAGCCGGAAGTGTATAAGAAGGATTTCAAACTGGATTACATTGGAAAGGAAATCCCGAATAAGTTTGTCCTGGGCTACGGTCTGGATTATGATGAACTCGGCAGGAACCTGAAAGACCTTTACCAACTGGCAGAAGGCCAAATAAACCACTAA
- a CDS encoding adenylate kinase, which yields MINIVLFGPPGSGKGTQAQNLIEKFNLKQISTGDLFRYNIKNETELGKLAKSYIDKGELVPDQVTTDMLTDEVKKPTDTNGFIFDGYPRTVNQTEALEEIVKKELNSEISVCLSLVVEDEILVNRLLKRGETSGRTDDSNEEIIRTRIQEYYSKTAEVAELYKKQNKYVEIKGVGEIDEISEMLYAEVEKIK from the coding sequence ATGATCAACATCGTTTTATTTGGTCCTCCGGGAAGCGGCAAAGGCACACAGGCCCAGAACCTGATTGAAAAATTTAACCTTAAGCAGATTTCTACTGGCGACCTTTTCCGTTACAACATCAAAAATGAAACGGAACTTGGCAAACTGGCAAAATCTTATATCGACAAAGGAGAGCTTGTACCGGACCAGGTAACTACCGATATGCTTACCGATGAAGTGAAAAAACCTACCGATACCAACGGCTTTATCTTTGATGGTTATCCAAGGACGGTAAACCAGACTGAAGCTCTGGAGGAAATTGTAAAGAAAGAACTGAACTCCGAAATTTCTGTTTGTCTTTCACTTGTTGTTGAAGATGAGATTTTGGTGAACCGTTTACTGAAAAGAGGTGAAACCAGCGGCCGCACCGACGATTCGAATGAAGAAATCATCCGCACGAGAATTCAGGAGTATTACAGCAAAACTGCCGAGGTAGCCGAGCTGTATAAGAAGCAGAATAAATATGTAGAAATAAAAGGCGTAGGAGAAATTGACGAGATTTCGGAAATGCTTTACGCTGAAGTTGAAAAAATAAAATAG
- the obgE gene encoding GTPase ObgE: protein MSNFVDYVKIHCKSGHGGAGSAHLRREKYIPKGGPDGGDGGRGGHVIMKGDSHEWTLLPLRFTRHVKAERGHNGAKNQLTGGYGEDVYIKVPLGTIAKNEEGEVIAEIMEDGQEIILMHGGKGGLGNEHFKSSTNQTPRYAQPGMPGEEGFITFELKILADVGLVGFPNAGKSTLLAAVSAAKPKIADYAFTTLTPNLGIVDYRNYKSFVMADIPGIIEGAAEGKGLGHRFLRHIERNSILLFLIPADSESHYKEFEILENELKKYNPELLDKDYIISISKADLLDDELKQDISKEFPENRKPIYFSSVTQEGLTELKDVIWKKLHG from the coding sequence ATGTCAAACTTTGTAGATTACGTAAAAATTCACTGTAAATCCGGACACGGAGGTGCAGGATCGGCACACCTTCGCCGCGAAAAATATATTCCCAAGGGCGGTCCAGACGGCGGCGACGGCGGCCGTGGCGGACACGTGATCATGAAAGGCGATTCCCACGAGTGGACATTGCTTCCGCTGCGTTTCACGCGGCATGTAAAAGCAGAGCGCGGGCATAACGGTGCCAAAAATCAACTTACAGGTGGTTACGGTGAGGATGTGTACATAAAAGTTCCGTTGGGTACCATAGCCAAAAATGAGGAAGGCGAAGTAATTGCTGAAATCATGGAAGACGGTCAGGAAATCATACTGATGCATGGTGGCAAAGGAGGTTTGGGTAATGAGCATTTTAAATCATCTACCAACCAGACGCCGCGTTATGCACAGCCCGGAATGCCCGGTGAAGAAGGATTTATCACTTTCGAACTTAAAATCCTTGCAGATGTAGGCTTGGTAGGTTTCCCGAATGCAGGAAAATCCACCCTACTCGCCGCAGTATCGGCCGCCAAACCAAAAATCGCAGATTATGCCTTCACCACACTGACTCCCAACTTAGGGATTGTGGACTACCGGAATTACAAATCATTTGTGATGGCCGACATCCCGGGGATCATTGAAGGTGCTGCGGAAGGTAAAGGATTGGGACACCGTTTCCTGAGACACATAGAAAGGAACTCCATCCTGCTCTTTTTAATTCCGGCAGATTCTGAAAGCCATTATAAGGAATTTGAGATTTTAGAAAACGAACTGAAAAAATACAATCCGGAACTGCTGGATAAGGACTATATCATTTCCATTTCTAAAGCAGATTTGCTTGATGATGAATTAAAACAAGACATCTCAAAGGAATTTCCCGAAAACCGCAAGCCTATTTACTTTTCCAGCGTCACGCAGGAAGGCCTTACGGAACTGAAGGATGTGATCTGGAAGAAACTGCACGGGTAA